From one Eptesicus fuscus isolate TK198812 chromosome 3, DD_ASM_mEF_20220401, whole genome shotgun sequence genomic stretch:
- the B3GALNT1 gene encoding UDP-GalNAc:beta-1,3-N-acetylgalactosaminyltransferase 1 codes for MALALLTTLPSRMSLRSLKWSLLLLSLLSFLVMWYLSLPQYNVIERVNWMYFYEYEPIYRQDFRFTQEHSNCSHQNPFLVILVTSHPSDVKARQAIRVTWGEKKSWWGYEVLTFFLLGQQAEREDKMLSLSLEDENLLYGDIIRQDFLDTYNNLTLKTIMAFRWVNEFCPNAKYVMKTDTDVFINTGNLVKYLLNLNQSEKFFTGYPLIDNYSYRGFYQKAHISYQEYPFKVFPPYCSGFGYVMSRDLVPKIYEMMSHVKPIKFEDVYVGICLNLLKVDIHIPEDTNLFFLYRIHLDVCQLRRVIAAHGFSSKEIITFWQVMLRNTTCHY; via the coding sequence ATGGCCCTGGCTCTCTTGACCACACTCCCCAGTAGGATGTCACTGAGATCCCTCAAATGGAGCCTCCTGCTGCTGTCACTCCTGAGCTTCCTCGTGATGTGGTACCTCAGCCTGCCCCAGTACAATGTGATAGAGCGCGTGAACTGGATGTACTTCTATGAGTATGAGCCCATTTACAGGCAAGACTTTCGCTTCACGCAAGAGCATTCAAACTGCTCTCACCAAAACCCATTTCTTGTCATCCTGGTGACCTCACACCCCTCCGATGTGAAAGCCAGACAGGCCATTAGAGTTACCTGGGGTGAAAAAAAGTCTTGGTGGGGATATGAGGTTCTTACGTTTTTCTTACTAGGCCAACAGGCTGAGAGGGAAGACAAAATGTTATCATTGTCCCTAGAGGATGAGAACCTGCTCTACGGTGACATCATACGACAAGATTTTTTAGACACATATAATAACCTGACCTTGAAAACAATTATGGCATTCAGGTGGGTCAATGAGTTCTGCCCCAATGCCAAGTACGTCATGAAAACAGACACTGATGTCTTTATCAATACTGGCAATTTAGTCAAGTACCTTTTAAATTTAAACCAGTCAGAGAAGTTTTTCACCGGTTATCCTCTAATTGATAATTATTCCTATAGAGGATTTTACCAGAAAGCCCATATTTCCTATCAGGAGTATCCCTTCAAGGTGTTCCCACCCTACTGCAGTGGGTTTGGTTATGTGATGTCCAGAGACTTGGTGCCAAAAATCTATGAGATGATGAGTCACGTAAAACCCATCAAGTTTGAAGATGTTTATGTTGGGATCTGCTTGAATTTATTGAAAGTGGACATTCACATTCCAGAAGACACAAACCTCTTCTTTTTGTACAGGATTCATTTGGATGTCTGTCAACTCAGACGTGTGATTGCAGCCCATGGCTTTTCTTCCAAGGAAATCATCACATTTTGGCAGGTTATGCTAAGGAACACCACATGCCATTATTAA